GTTATTACCACCGAAATCTCGGCAATCACGCCTAGAAACACCAAGCGATCCCAAAACTACCAGCAGTAATCCTTGGCAATGGCAACCTTCAATTCCCGGTTTAGACCAAATGCGTTGGCAGAGTTTAGGTTTGGAAGAATTAGAACTACCCAGAGTTGGAGAACCAGATATTACCACGCGGATTCGCCTCCAGCAGCGTCTAGAAAGTTCTCTGCTAGGACAGGCCGTATTAGATGCGGCACTAGCCCTGAAACTGATTTTGCAACACCAAGAATCTTTTACCCTGGAATTAGCCGATCAGCAGTGGATTTTGCAGCGACGAGACTTAGAAAGCCAGGTATTTATCCCCTTTGTGCGCCGCCTGAACCGAGAACTCAACAAATTATTGGTAGCTCGTGGTATTCCCACAGAATCCATTAATCAAGCTATCCTGACTGGTGGGGTGGCTTGTATTGGGACAGTGAACCGTTGGTTAAAGCAAAAACTCCCCAGTGCCAAGATTATTCAAGATTTATATCTCGGCGAAAATGGTTCTCCTAATTGCAGTCGGGTAGCTTATGGTTTGGCGATGCTGCCTTTGCATCCCCAGATATTAGATATACCCAGGCAACAATACACTGATTATTTCCTATTTACCGAATTGCTGCGGCTGCTACCAGATCGTCCTTTATCTTTCGGTGAAGTTATCCAGCTATTTGAGGGTCGCGGGATCAATACTCGTACTTGTCAGCAACGCTTGCTAGCTTTTTTAGAAGGTGAACTGCCTTCGGGTTTGATACCTTCAGTTACAGATTCGACTTGGCTAACCCAGAGTTCGCAAGAAAATCCTGACTATCAAGCGATCGCTACAGCACCACTTTTTGAAAAACAAGGCAGTCTCACTTATCGTCCCAATTCTCAACAACTCTTATCTTTACGTCGCTATTTAGATGCAATCAAGGCTAGTAACCAGCAATCATTGGAGGAACCATATACGGTGAATTTCACCTTAGAGGTTCCTCATTGAGACTAGTACATGACGCTAGAAGTAAGGATACTGTTCAAAATTCAAAATGCTTATACCGATTACATCTGAGGCTGCCCCAAGTCTAAACAAACTTGATTTTGTGCAGTTCCACAAATAATGCATTTTGAATTTTGCAAAGTACCACTGATAGTTAAGTACTGTAATTTTTGGGATATGTTCTGTAGTAATATCTTTTTATTTAATGGAGGAAAATACTGTAATTTTACAATATATCACTTTAATTGGAAGATTCTGTAAACTTTGGGTTTTCGGTTTTTATATTGTTTGAATTTTGTGTATATTAACACTCGGTGGTAAAGACAAGAGGAGTAAAAATCGTCTATAAATCATCTCCATGTCTACACTACTAATGCAAAAATTCCTATTATAAAATAAGTTAGCCCTTGTGAATAATCTTTATCTTTATTCAGTTAATTGTTCGCAACAGCCACACCCGTCAACCTTAAGCGTGAGAAAACGATTAATTGACATTGTTGGAGCTATTGTCGGGCTGATAATTACATTTATGGTAGCCATTCCCGTAGCGATCGCTACCTTTATTCATGAGCCAAGTCCAATATTTTATTCGCAAATTCGCTGTGGTTTGAACGGAAAAACTTTCCGCATCTGGAAATTCCGTTCGATGATCGTTGATGCCGATAAACTCAAGCATTTAGTTAAAAACCAAGCTAAAGGTCACATCTTTAAATCTGTTGACGATCCTCGCATTACTCCTGTGGGTAAGTTTTTGCGGCGTACCAGTCTAGACGAATTTCCCCAATTTTGGAATGTTCTGATAGGAGACATGAGTTTAGTTGGTACTCGTCCACCAACTCCTGATGAAGTCAACAATTACGATCCACACCACTGGGAGAGATTACGAGTCAAGCCAGGCATTACCGGAGAATGGCAAGCTAATGGTCGTTCAAGCATTACAGACTTTGAAACTATTGTCAAAATGGATATAGATTATCAACGCAAGTGGTCTGTAAGTTACGATCTGAGTCTGATTATTAAAACTATCTGGGTAGTATTGAAAAAAACTGGTGCTTATTGAATTGGGCATTGGGAGAGAGATTTTTAACCCTTGACACCACTACCAGTTTCCGTGGGGACAATGTAACGTTGTAAAAATAAAAATAGTAATAATACTGGAGCGATCGCAATTAGAGAACCCGCGGCTACCAACCTCCAGTCAAGAGAAAATGTCCCTGCTAGCTTGGCGACTCCTAAAGGAAGAGTATATAAATTTTCGTCTTGGATGACAATTAAAGGCCACAAAAAGTCACTCCAAGCACCAATGAATACAAAAATAGCTAAAGTTACCAATGCTGGGCGAATTGCTGGTAACATTATATGCCACCATAATCCCAACTCCGAACTACCATCCATTCGAGCGGCTTCTTCTATCTCTTTCGGGACACTCATGAAAGCTTGGCGCAAGAGAAAAATGCCAAAAGCAGAAGCTAAACTCGGAAAAATCATCCCTAAATAACTATTTGTCAAACCCAACTGGACTGTCAAAATATAAAGGGGAATCATCACGATTTGGAAGGGAATCATAATCGTCGAGACAATCGCTACAAAAATCCAGTCTCGCCCTACAAATGACAATCTTGCCAAGGGATAGGCAGCTAAAGCGCAAAACAGTAGATTTAAGCCAACCGTTAGCACTGACACCAAAGTACTGTTATACAGGTATTGCCCAAAGGGTAGAGAGTTCCATACACTAACAAAATTATCTAGCGTCGGTTGACTAGGTAATAACTGTGGCGGCGACTGTAAGATATTTTCCGTAGGCGATTTTAAGGCTGTGCTAACTAGCCACAGTAAAGGAAAGAGCATCACCAGTGCGATCGCTCCCAATAGCAGATACATTAGCAGATTTTGCGATCGTGACTTTTTCCAATTCAGCATTTGATTGTAAATATTTATGACAGTTTTCTTTATAAGACTACAACTTGCTTACTTTCCATCTTTTGTACTTGCTCAAATATTTGGTGGATGTTCGCCCATTATCACCCACATTTTCCGCACACGGGTTAATTGCAGACGATTCATTTTTAATGTATATCTAGCTCTAGTTTTAATAATATTTAATTGGTCAACTTGCATCAATAATCTGTCTAGAATTTGAGCTTCTTCATCTGACAAGTTATTTTCAGAATTTTTAATTAGTAACTCCTGTAATTGTATTTGGGATTTGGGAAATCAAGAGCTTTCTGCTAAAGCTTGCAACTCATCTTGACTTAAACCAATCAATAATTCAGAATCTATAGATAAGTTAGTTAGCTGTTGGTAAGTTTCTAAATCTAACAGTACTCCAACTTTATCTCCCCGTGCGTTAGTGACATACTGAACTGAGTCAGACATAGGTTTACTTGATGATTTGATTAATTTTATCTTAACCTATCATCAAAAATCTGGTTAAAGCAATTCACCTAATTTTGTTATGGAATTTATTCAGGCATGAGTATAATTAAGTTTCTTCACTTTCCGAACTCCCTAATTCTTCCAGTACATCAAAGAAGTCGTTCATTAGTTTTGCATCAAATTCTTTTACATCACTCCATGTTTGACTATTGTGAATGATATCTTGTGCCTCACAATAAGAAATACTCAAAGCCTTTTTTAAAATTCCAATTGATTCAGCTTTTGAATAATTACTCAATCTCAAGAACTTAATAACAGATTCTTTATCTGCGGATTCAATCAACATATTATTCAGCTTTTCAGTTAGTTCACTATCTTCATTCATAGTTTGTCTCCAATTGACAAAAGGCATTGTGTTGCAGAAATTAAACATTTATCAGATTTTTTGAGCTATTATCCACATAAAAACAATCTACAGCAGTCCTAAAATCATTTGTTAAAAACAAGATTCCTGACTTCTCTAAGAAGTCAGGAATCTGGGGCTTTCAAATTTCAATAATCAGATATAATTGCTAGAAACTGAGATGCTGCACACACAGATGTAAAAGATTTATCTCGCAGTTTGAAGCTAATTTACAGTGGCTAATCTTCAACTGCTACATAAGGTTGTGGTTCTCGCAAGCGTTGGGCAATTTGCTCTCGTCTATACTTTGCAAGTTCGCTATAAAGCCTCTTGCGAGAGAGATTCACACTTCCAACAGGCTCATGATCTAACAGTGTATGCCAAGGAGAAAAAAGCAAACCTTCATCTAAACGTTTGCGTTCTTCAAAGTCAAATTTCTGACTGAAAATGCGGACAGTCGCAACTTTAATAAACGGTGAATCTGCTTCTTGCCATTCTATAACATGGTCTTCAATCGGCGTTTTTTCATCATCTACATAAAACTGAATGAAGAAGTCAAAAGATGCTTCTTTACCTTCTTCAGTCAAATATTTGACTATTGCTTCCCGGAGATAATTTTCTGATTCGGGAAGTGTTTCGGGTGGTTGTTCCGGCTGTTGAGATTTGACAGATAATTTTACAATGCGATTCCCAAACTTAAATGGAGCCATACTCCAATATTGAATTAAAAGTGGATTTCCTACTTTCTTACTGCCAATCTTTTGTAAGATTGCAAAGGCATAACCAAGTTCCTGCAACCGCTCTGGGCTAAGTTGTCCACTTCCGGCTCTGGATATATCGGCGTAATCACGAACGTCTTTGGCCAAGAAAATCGGATAATTGTTGAGTATAAAGTCTTGAGTTTTTTCTTCATCATCCAGAACTTTTTGCCCGTCCACATTCATCACCTTGATGGCGATACCGCGAACATCCGGCTGGCTATCGGAGGTGAATTCACCACGTTTTTTAGGCGAACCACCGCTAGAGAAACGAATCCATGCAGGATAAGTTTGGGGCGTTTTAAACAAACCTACTCTCAAGTCTTCAGGAAGATTCGGTTCAATAATAAACTCTCCTCCCAGGAGTCCATGACTTTTGCTATGAATTTGGCGGAGGTCTGGGCCTGTTTTTTGTTGGGCTTGGAGACTATTTGCAATAATCTCGTCAATTATTGCTTCCTGCTCAGTGCTAGATGATGTTGGGTTAGTCATAAATATTTGATGATGTGTCTTCATCATCCTGAATCCTTAGCCTTTCCTAGTCAATCCGGTTTCCGTAGAAACAGCTTGTAGTGGTTTATCCCAAGATTCAATAGGTATCTGGGACAAATAGGCGAAATCAAAGACAATCCCGATAGTCGGTTTTCTCTGCCACTGCGGTAAACTGAGCAAGCGATCGTAATATCCGCCGCCATAACCAAGGCGATATCCTTGGTAGTCGCAAGCTACACTGGGGACGAGAATCAAATCTACTTCAGCAGCATCTAATAGGGGAGTGTCAGAATGTGGTTCAGTAATGCCATAAGCGCCACTTTGGACAGAATCGCCAAGTGTCCAAATATGCCAATATAAGGATTTATCAACGCAGCGAGGAAATCCCCAACGGTATTTGGTGTTTGCAAATAGTGGACTGAGGTCAGGTTCTTGGCGAAAGCTGAAATAAGCAAGTATTGTTTTTGCTTCGATGAATAAAGTAGAGTTTTGTAAATGAGAGCATAAGCGATCGCTTTTTTCTCTCCATTCTCCAACGGTCATTGATTGGCGTGTTTTAAGTAGAATTCGGCGTAGTTCTGTTTTATTAACTTTGTCCATGAAAATTTATAGCGTCAAACAAATAAGCTGGGCATTGCCCAGCTTATTACACCCTACATTAACTAATACATCGTTATACAGCGTTTTGACGATACCACTCAATGGTATTCTTTAACCCTTCCTCAAAGCCCACCTGAGCAGTGAAATTAAAGGCAAGATTCGCCCGTTCGGTATCCAAACAACGGCGGGGTTGACCATTAGGCTTGTCAGTTTGCCAAACAATTTCACCCTTAAACTCCATCAATTGGCAAATTAGAGTTATTAAATCAAGGATGGAGATTTCGTAACCCGTTCCCAAGTTAACTGGTTCCGATTCATTATAGAATTGAGTTCCCATCACAATCCCCCGCGCTGCATCTTCTGAATACAAAAACTCGCGGGTGGGACTGCCATCACCCCAAACTAGGAGTTCCTTTTCTCCCTTAATTTGGGCTTCATGAACTTTGCGAATTAACGCTGGAATAACGTGGGAACTTCCAGGGTCAAAGTTATCTTCTGGGCCATATAAATTAACTGGCAGTAGGTAAATTCCATTAAAACCGTACTGCTGGCGGTAAGATTGCAATTGAACTAAAAGCGCTTTTTTAGCAATTCCGTAGGGAGCGTTGGTTTCTTCTGGGTAGCCATTCCAAAGATCGTCTTCTTTAAATGGCACTGGGGTAAATTTAGGATAGGCGCAGATTGTGCCAACACAAACAAATTTTTCTACTCCAGCTTGATAGGCAGCGTGAATTAGGTGCGTACCCATGATCAAGTTATCGTAGAACAACTCTGCGGGTTTTTCGCGGTTTAAACCGATGCCACCCACATGTGCTGCTAAGTGGATAATTATGTCTTGCTGGTCAACTGCGCGTTGGCTATTTTCCCAAACACGCAAATCGCAGTCGCGCGATCGCACTATTGTAATCTTCTCACGATCGGCCCCTGCTTTACACAGTTGATCTATCACCTGACGACCTAGAAACCCCGACCCACCAGTGACGAGAATTCGTTGATTTTTTAGTTCTAAGGCGGTCATATTTTTATCCTCTGTGCTACGGAATCAGAAGTGCAAAGCGCCCAGTTCTTGACGAACAGTAGCAATATCCAATGGAAATTGCGAACCATTTCCATTGGGCGAAGTGTGACCCAATGCTTGTAAGTCTGCTTCTACCATTAAGGAAACTAATTGTTCAAAGGTTACTGATGGTGTCCAGCCCAACTGCTGCCGTGCTTTGGTAGCATCACCAATCAATAAATCTACCTCAGATGGACGCAGGTAACGCTCATCAAACTCTACGTAATCTTGCCAATTAAGATTTACATAACTAAATGCCAGTTCCAAAAACTCCCGCACCGAGTGGGTTTCACCAGTAGCAATTACGTAATCCTCTGGCTGTTCTTTCTGCAACATCAGCCACATCGCTTTTACGTAATCCTTCGCATAACCCCAATCTCGTTTGGAATCTAGATTACCCATGTAAATCTTTTTCTGCTTACCAGCAACGATACCAGCCACGGCTCTAGTAATTTTGCGGGTTACAAAGGTTTCGCCCCGTCGTGGTGACTCGTGGTTAAAAAGTATACCGTTACAAGCAAACAAATCATAAGACTCTCGATAATTTACAGTTTGCCAGTGGGCGTAAACTTTCGCACAGGCATAGGGACTGCGGGGATAAAAGGGCGTTGTCTCACTTTGGGGTATTGCTTGTACTAAACCGTACATTTCTGAAGAACCCGCTTGGTAAAATCGCACCTGAATTCCAGTTCGGTGTTGATAATCTCGAATTGCTTCCAATAGACGCAGTGTCCCCATTCCTACAGCATCCACCGTATATTCTGGTGAATCAAAGCTTACTCTGACATGGGATTGAGCGCCGAGATTATAAATCTCTACTGGTTTGACTTCTTCTAAAATGCGTCGCAATGTCGTACCATCTGTCAAGTCACCATAGTGAAGAAACAACCGCACTCCGTCTTTGTGGGGGTCTTCGTAAATGTGATCGATGCGGTCTGTGTTGAAGGTAGAAGTCCGGCGAATGATACCATGAACCTCATAACCCTGTTCCAGCAAAAACTCACTTAGATAGGAACCGTCTTGACCAGTAATACCAGTAATTAACGCTCGCTTCTGTTGCGTCATGCTCAATTATCCCTTAGTGTCTTTGATTAAAAAGTTACAGGCAATTTGATACAACCTAGCAGCTAATTGCTAAATTGCCTAATGGGAAACCTACGAGTTATTGTTGTTGTGAGGCTTTTTCCCGTAAATAAATATACTTAATAAAAAGCAATTTAACACGTAATCAACCTTGATAGACCAAGATTGTTTAAGTATCTATACTTCTCTTTTACTAGATATATCAAGATTCTTTTTGTATATGTTGTTTTTTGTCAAAATTTCATATCCGTCTGGTTTTGTGAAGACTGAATAAAATAGATATTAGAAATTAGACTTTCAGGGGCATTAACTGCCCCACAGAATCGCCCCTAAGTATTTACTCAGTATGCCCCGTTATTTTTGGGCAGAATAACCACATCAACAGTTTTCAAGATGATCCATAAATCAAGCCAGAAATTCCTAAATTTGACATAATGCAGGTCTATTTGAACTCGCCGAGGATAGGGAATATCATTACGCCCTGATACCTGCCACAAACCAGTAATTCCTGGACGGATTGTTAAAATCTCATCAATGTGACAACCGTATTTTGGCAGTTCTTCTGCTACCAAGGGTCGGGGGCCGACTACACTCATATCCCCTTTTAAAACGTTCCAGAACTGGGGAAATTCGTCTAAGCTAGTAATTCGCAAAAATCGACCAATTTTGGTAATCCGGGGGTCTTGTTTCAGCTTAAAACTGCTCTCAAATTCTTGTCGTAATTCGGGCGATGTTTCCATCATTTGCATGAGGATTTCGTCCGCATTGCTTACCATTGTTCGGAATTTAATACAATTAAACGCTTTGTAATTTTTCCCTACCCGTTCCTGGACATAAAAAATTGGGCCTTCTGAGCTAAAGGCAATCAGCAAGGTCAAAATTAAGTAGACGGGAAAGAACAAAATTAATACCGACAGCGAAAACACTATATCGAACAGTCGTTTGGCAAACTCTCCGTTTAAACCCTGAAAAGATAAACCTTTGGGCTTAACTTTCGGCGTCTTTGTTTTTTGACCGCGTTTTAAGAAAGTACGCGTAGACGCTCTAGTGTCTTGCCGTACGCCTCGCTTGCCGGAGAGGAGTGAGCTCTGGGCAGTCATCATACTCCTTAATAATCCACACCACACATAGTCCCAATATTAAAGCCAAAATGATGTGCTTCTGGGGGAAAATTGCCAAAAGCCTAAAAAAATAAGACGTTAACCAAGACCATCATTCCGAAAACGGTCTTTTTCGTTGCATTTGTTTACAAAATTTAGATAACGATCTGCAAAGATTTGCGGTGAAAACTGCGCGGCGTGCGATCGCATATACTCGGAACTGAACGAACCTTCATACACTTCAAACTTTTCTACTGCCTCCACTAAAGCCGCCTCTGTTTGCGTCTTGAAAAATATGCCTGTCCCTGTATCCACACAAGAGCGGATATCTCGCACTGTTTCTAAAGCACCCCCTGCACCATAAGCAATCACTGGCGTGCCACAGGCTTGTGCTTCCACTAGGGCAATCCCAAAATCTTCACAAGCTGCATACACAAACGCCTTAGCCCTAGACATATATTTTTTTACCACATTATCGGGTTGCCATCCCAGTATTTGGATATTAGAGTTTGCCATCTCGCGAATCTTGTTCATTTCATCTCCTGTACCAATGACTACTAATGGTCGTTTTAGTTGATTAAAAGCCTTGACAATCAACTCGATTTGCTTGTAACTCACTAATCTGGAAACTGTCAGGTAGAAATCCTCTTTCTTAGACAAAAATGGAAATTCTCCAATATTGACTGGTGGGTAAATGACTGTTGCTTCTCGCCGATAGCAACGCCAAATCCGCCTAGCTGTATGTTGTGAGTTAGCAATGAAGTAATCAACGCGATTGGCACTCAATACATCCCACTGGCGCAAACGATGTAATAAATATCGCGTCACCCACCCAGGTAAGCCACTACCCAGTTTGCTGTAGCGCAGATAATCAAAGGTCAAGTCCCAGGCATAGCGCATAGGGCTGTGACAGTAGCAAATATGCATCTGTTCGGGAGTGGTCAAGATTCCTTTGGCAACAGCGTGAGATGAAGACAGAATTACGTCATAATGCCGCAAATCAAGTTGTTCAATTGCCAAAGGCCACAAAGGCAAGTATTTTTGTATACCGTTGCGAGCGTAGGGAAAGTTCTGGAGAAACGTCTTGCCAATTTGACGCTTATATAAATAACTTTCTCTATTGCTGGATTCAAAATCAATCAGAGCATACAAATCAGCATCAATGTGATTCAAAATTTCTCGGACAACGAGTTCGGAACCACCGGTGGCTTTGGGTGTCAGCCACTCATGAACTAGAGCATATTTCAAGGGCACAGCTAACTTGAATAAATGGAAGATACAAAGGCCAACTTGATGACGTTAACTGAAAAGTTTCCCCTTGTGATTAATCAATGGGAAGCGCCCCAGATTAGCACATAAGACGCAATTTTTCTTTCAGAGGTTCCAGATGGATGATAACCTCAGATTGGGCATGGGGCCTGGGGCATGGGGCATTATATCCTCCATCTACCCGACTCCCCACTCCCTACTCCAATGACAACTGATATAGAAAGGGTGAATTTATGCGAATTCTGATTATGGGTGGTACTCGGTTCATTGGTGTCTATTTGACTCAATTACTAGTTGAACAAGGACATGAAGTGGTGCTGTTCAATCGGGGAAATCGGACAACACCTTCTTTACAGGGAGTAGGACAAATTATAGGCGATCGCACTGACCCTACCCAATTAAAAGCAAAGTTATCACAAGAAAGCTTTGATGTCATTTTTGACAATAATGGCCGGGAACTTACTGATACTCAACCACTAGCTGAGATTTTTAAAGACCGAGTGCAACATTTTGTGTATATGAGTTCGGCAGGGGTATATCTCAAATCTGACCAATTACCCCATGTCGAGGGAGATTTAGTAGATCCCAAAAGTCGCCATAAGGGTAAACATGAAACAGAAGCTTATCTAACTCAATTGGGATTGCCCTTTACTTCCATTCGTCCTACTTATATTTACGGCCCTCGTAATTATAACGAGTTGGAAGGTTGGTTTTTTGACAGAATTGTGCGCGATCGCCCCATTCCTATCCCCGGAAATGGCTTGCACATTACGCAGCTAGGGCATGTAAAAGACTTGGCAAAGGCAATGACTCAGGTTTTGGGCAATGAACAAGCCATAGGACAGATTTATAATATATCTGGCGATCGCTTCGTCACTTTTGATGGTTTAGCCCGTGCTAGCGCTGTTGCGGCTGGTAAATCGCCTGATACTGTCAAAATCGTCCATTATGACCCGAAGAAGTTTGATTTCGGCAAGCGCAAAGCTTTTCCGATGCGGGTACAGCATTTCTTTGCTTCGGTGAATAAAGCGCAAACAGAATTAAACTGGCATCCTGAATATGATTTGATTTCTGGGTTGCAAGACTCTTTGGAAAATGATTATTTAGCTAATGCAAAAGACAAAGCAGAAGTAGATTTCTCTGTCGATGAGGAAATTTTACAAGCTTGTGAGTAAAAATGTTTAGGGGCATATCGCTATTTGCCCCTACTGGTGCGATCGCATCTTCATAACTCATCAGGGTTAACGCCTAACTCTCGCAGCTGTGCTGCTAATCTATTAGCACGTTGATTTTCTCGTTCTAGGGGTGTGGGAAGCCAATTCCCGGATGCATCATACCAACGTAGCCACAATCGCTCAATTTGTTGGTAAGAACCTTGCCAAAGTCCTAAGCCGAGTTCCACACCTGGCATCCAGACCCGTGAGGTACTCAAATCCAATTCGCTGTAGCGGTCTGCAACTAATTGGAATGCTTGGAGTTTGTCAGTGTAGCGGTCAAAGACAATGTAGTAAGGAACTCGCAAAATCCGCTCATAAACTTCCCATTTGGTCGGCGGTTGGTTAATCTCTCGCAGAGTTTGTCCTAAGTC
This Nostoc sp. KVJ3 DNA region includes the following protein-coding sequences:
- a CDS encoding sugar transferase, which gives rise to MNNLYLYSVNCSQQPHPSTLSVRKRLIDIVGAIVGLIITFMVAIPVAIATFIHEPSPIFYSQIRCGLNGKTFRIWKFRSMIVDADKLKHLVKNQAKGHIFKSVDDPRITPVGKFLRRTSLDEFPQFWNVLIGDMSLVGTRPPTPDEVNNYDPHHWERLRVKPGITGEWQANGRSSITDFETIVKMDIDYQRKWSVSYDLSLIIKTIWVVLKKTGAY
- a CDS encoding carbohydrate ABC transporter permease: MLNWKKSRSQNLLMYLLLGAIALVMLFPLLWLVSTALKSPTENILQSPPQLLPSQPTLDNFVSVWNSLPFGQYLYNSTLVSVLTVGLNLLFCALAAYPLARLSFVGRDWIFVAIVSTIMIPFQIVMIPLYILTVQLGLTNSYLGMIFPSLASAFGIFLLRQAFMSVPKEIEEAARMDGSSELGLWWHIMLPAIRPALVTLAIFVFIGAWSDFLWPLIVIQDENLYTLPLGVAKLAGTFSLDWRLVAAGSLIAIAPVLLLFLFLQRYIVPTETGSGVKG
- a CDS encoding catalase family protein, with protein sequence MTNPTSSSTEQEAIIDEIIANSLQAQQKTGPDLRQIHSKSHGLLGGEFIIEPNLPEDLRVGLFKTPQTYPAWIRFSSGGSPKKRGEFTSDSQPDVRGIAIKVMNVDGQKVLDDEEKTQDFILNNYPIFLAKDVRDYADISRAGSGQLSPERLQELGYAFAILQKIGSKKVGNPLLIQYWSMAPFKFGNRIVKLSVKSQQPEQPPETLPESENYLREAIVKYLTEEGKEASFDFFIQFYVDDEKTPIEDHVIEWQEADSPFIKVATVRIFSQKFDFEERKRLDEGLLFSPWHTLLDHEPVGSVNLSRKRLYSELAKYRREQIAQRLREPQPYVAVED
- a CDS encoding 5-formyltetrahydrofolate cyclo-ligase translates to MDKVNKTELRRILLKTRQSMTVGEWREKSDRLCSHLQNSTLFIEAKTILAYFSFRQEPDLSPLFANTKYRWGFPRCVDKSLYWHIWTLGDSVQSGAYGITEPHSDTPLLDAAEVDLILVPSVACDYQGYRLGYGGGYYDRLLSLPQWQRKPTIGIVFDFAYLSQIPIESWDKPLQAVSTETGLTRKG
- a CDS encoding GDP-L-fucose synthase family protein gives rise to the protein MTALELKNQRILVTGGSGFLGRQVIDQLCKAGADREKITIVRSRDCDLRVWENSQRAVDQQDIIIHLAAHVGGIGLNREKPAELFYDNLIMGTHLIHAAYQAGVEKFVCVGTICAYPKFTPVPFKEDDLWNGYPEETNAPYGIAKKALLVQLQSYRQQYGFNGIYLLPVNLYGPEDNFDPGSSHVIPALIRKVHEAQIKGEKELLVWGDGSPTREFLYSEDAARGIVMGTQFYNESEPVNLGTGYEISILDLITLICQLMEFKGEIVWQTDKPNGQPRRCLDTERANLAFNFTAQVGFEEGLKNTIEWYRQNAV
- the gmd gene encoding GDP-mannose 4,6-dehydratase; protein product: MTQQKRALITGITGQDGSYLSEFLLEQGYEVHGIIRRTSTFNTDRIDHIYEDPHKDGVRLFLHYGDLTDGTTLRRILEEVKPVEIYNLGAQSHVRVSFDSPEYTVDAVGMGTLRLLEAIRDYQHRTGIQVRFYQAGSSEMYGLVQAIPQSETTPFYPRSPYACAKVYAHWQTVNYRESYDLFACNGILFNHESPRRGETFVTRKITRAVAGIVAGKQKKIYMGNLDSKRDWGYAKDYVKAMWLMLQKEQPEDYVIATGETHSVREFLELAFSYVNLNWQDYVEFDERYLRPSEVDLLIGDATKARQQLGWTPSVTFEQLVSLMVEADLQALGHTSPNGNGSQFPLDIATVRQELGALHF
- a CDS encoding sugar transferase — encoded protein: MTAQSSLLSGKRGVRQDTRASTRTFLKRGQKTKTPKVKPKGLSFQGLNGEFAKRLFDIVFSLSVLILFFPVYLILTLLIAFSSEGPIFYVQERVGKNYKAFNCIKFRTMVSNADEILMQMMETSPELRQEFESSFKLKQDPRITKIGRFLRITSLDEFPQFWNVLKGDMSVVGPRPLVAEELPKYGCHIDEILTIRPGITGLWQVSGRNDIPYPRRVQIDLHYVKFRNFWLDLWIILKTVDVVILPKNNGAY
- a CDS encoding glycosyltransferase — translated: MPLKYALVHEWLTPKATGGSELVVREILNHIDADLYALIDFESSNRESYLYKRQIGKTFLQNFPYARNGIQKYLPLWPLAIEQLDLRHYDVILSSSHAVAKGILTTPEQMHICYCHSPMRYAWDLTFDYLRYSKLGSGLPGWVTRYLLHRLRQWDVLSANRVDYFIANSQHTARRIWRCYRREATVIYPPVNIGEFPFLSKKEDFYLTVSRLVSYKQIELIVKAFNQLKRPLVVIGTGDEMNKIREMANSNIQILGWQPDNVVKKYMSRAKAFVYAACEDFGIALVEAQACGTPVIAYGAGGALETVRDIRSCVDTGTGIFFKTQTEAALVEAVEKFEVYEGSFSSEYMRSHAAQFSPQIFADRYLNFVNKCNEKDRFRNDGLG
- a CDS encoding NAD-dependent epimerase/dehydratase family protein, encoding MRILIMGGTRFIGVYLTQLLVEQGHEVVLFNRGNRTTPSLQGVGQIIGDRTDPTQLKAKLSQESFDVIFDNNGRELTDTQPLAEIFKDRVQHFVYMSSAGVYLKSDQLPHVEGDLVDPKSRHKGKHETEAYLTQLGLPFTSIRPTYIYGPRNYNELEGWFFDRIVRDRPIPIPGNGLHITQLGHVKDLAKAMTQVLGNEQAIGQIYNISGDRFVTFDGLARASAVAAGKSPDTVKIVHYDPKKFDFGKRKAFPMRVQHFFASVNKAQTELNWHPEYDLISGLQDSLENDYLANAKDKAEVDFSVDEEILQACE
- a CDS encoding Uma2 family endonuclease, with product MYQTDPPLSPKEVLPTMYDLPSEYPEDSGLPDEFHLFQPQLLRETFCPPNYPADEVFVATDLNLYYDLRHTLWYKRPDWFATVGVSRLYEQQNLRLSYVIWQEGVAPFVVVELLSPGTEKEDLGQTLREINQPPTKWEVYERILRVPYYIVFDRYTDKLQAFQLVADRYSELDLSTSRVWMPGVELGLGLWQGSYQQIERLWLRWYDASGNWLPTPLERENQRANRLAAQLRELGVNPDEL